A DNA window from Nycticebus coucang isolate mNycCou1 chromosome 1, mNycCou1.pri, whole genome shotgun sequence contains the following coding sequences:
- the LOC128588057 gene encoding C-X-C motif chemokine 6-like isoform X1: MQVLHSGVARVRGPSGSLCALTALLLLLTPPRPLASAGPVAAVVQELRCMCLNPSLGRVHPKNIIGVQVIAAGPQCPKVEVIATLKNGKELCLDPEAPLIQKFIQMYLNSSGKKKN; encoded by the exons ATGCAAGTCCTGCACAGCGGCGTCGCCCGCGTCCGAGGCCCCTCGGGCTCGCTCTGCGCGCTGAccgcgctgctgctgctgctgacacCGCCCAGGCCCCTCGCCAGCG CTGGTCCTGTCGCCGCTGTGGTGCAAGAGCTGCGCTGCATGTGCTTAAACCCCTCTCTGGGGAGAGTTCACCCCAAAAACATCATCGGCGTGCAGGTGATCGCCGCAGGGCCGCAGTGTCCCAAGGTGGAAGTGAT AGCCACCCTGAAGAACGGGAAGGAACTCTGTCTGGACCCAGAAGCCCCGTTGATCCAGAAATTCATCCAGATGTATTTGAACAG cagtggaaagaagaaaaactga
- the LOC128588057 gene encoding C-X-C motif chemokine 6-like isoform X2 gives MQVLHSGVARVRGPSGSLCALTALLLLLTPPRPLASAGPVAAVVQELRCMCLNPSLGRVHPKNIIGVQVIAAGPQCPKVEVIATLKNGKELCLDPEAPLIQKFIQMYLNSGKKKN, from the exons ATGCAAGTCCTGCACAGCGGCGTCGCCCGCGTCCGAGGCCCCTCGGGCTCGCTCTGCGCGCTGAccgcgctgctgctgctgctgacacCGCCCAGGCCCCTCGCCAGCG CTGGTCCTGTCGCCGCTGTGGTGCAAGAGCTGCGCTGCATGTGCTTAAACCCCTCTCTGGGGAGAGTTCACCCCAAAAACATCATCGGCGTGCAGGTGATCGCCGCAGGGCCGCAGTGTCCCAAGGTGGAAGTGAT AGCCACCCTGAAGAACGGGAAGGAACTCTGTCTGGACCCAGAAGCCCCGTTGATCCAGAAATTCATCCAGATGTATTTGAACAG tggaaagaagaaaaactga